The sequence AAGACAATACCTAGATCTCTGGATGCCTTGGCTCAGCTGCCACTTTCAGTCCTGATCGACCAGAAAAATGGTCGCCCTTGGCCTTGGCTATTTGCCGACGGGCAAACATTCACGCCCAGGCAGCCAGCTCTTATCTGTGATGATCCTGACACGGAATTGGAAGCCACCCTGGCAGGCATGTGCTTTGGCCAAATTCCTACCTATCTGGCTGAGCCCCATCTGCGGTCAGGCAAGCTGATTTCTGTTTTGGCTGATCTCGCTCCAGCGCCATGGGATCTGTTCATATACCGCCCGCAGCAGGGCCCTGTATCGAAGCGGGTGCGATTGGTGTACGACCATCTTAAGCAGGCTTTTTCAAACCCCGAGCTATTTCCCCAAGGCCTGGGGACATAGCGATGCATACCTGCCAGCCAATCGTCCGCTATTGGCCCAGGCTGTGTAAAAACGTTGGCATCGACCTTGCTGTGATTTGAAGGATTCAGACTCAGCAGGGGCGGCCCATGAAGCGCTTTATCCAGGGAGTACATCGAGGCCAAAGCACGCTGCTGCCCGAGAGCCTGGATGACTACGTCGCGGACACCAACCCGGTGCGGGTGGTCGATGTGTTCGTCGATGCAACCAGCCTCCTTGATGAAAAAATCAAGGGAGCTGGCTGCATAGGCAACCCTGACGCGAAGCACGGCGCGCTCCCAGCTGATCCAGAAGTGAGCTGCAAGGGCGTGGAACCATGCGTACGTGCCGGAAGCAATATTAGTATATTGACATATATGAATATCGGGAATAGTCTACCCATAACCGCGCTAGAAACCCCAGGAGGTAGTCCCATGAAAGATTCCAGCGATACCCATCCGAATCACCTTCCCGACAGCAGCTACGGCCTGTTTATTGACAACCAGTGAGTTTCGGACGAATACGGTGAAGCCCTCGACATTATCAACGCCACAGCTGCCGACGTCGCCCGCGCGGTGCAGGGCGCACAGCGCGCCTTCGTGACCTGGACCGCTCGGACTCTTCCGACCTCGTTGATCCATATTTTTTGACCCATGACATCGACTATTTTAGATATGCAGGTAAACAAAATGGCACAATCAGAACTTTTCAAAACCACTCAGCTGGGCCCATACACCCTCAAGAACCGTATCGTTCTGCCGCCACTGACGCGTTCGCGCAGCTCCCAACCCGGCAATATTGCGAACGACCTGATGGCCACGTATTACCGTCAGCGCAGCGGTGCTGGCTTCATGGTGACCGAGGGCACACAAATCGAACCCCGAGGACAGGGTTATGCCTGGACACCCGGCATTCATAGCCCGGAACAGATACAAGGCTGGCGTAAGGTCACCGACGCTGTTCACGCCGAAGGGGGGGTCATCTTTGCTCAACTTTGGCATGTGGGTCGCGTGTCGCACACATCGCTGCAACCCGGTGGTGAAGCGCCCATCGCGCCATCAGCCATCCGCGCGGACAACGTCAAGGTGTTCATCGAAACTGGCCCCGGCACGGGTACACTGACCGACCCTTCGACCCCACGAGCTCTGTCCACCGAGGAGGTAAAGGAACTGGTTGCGCTCTACGCCCAAGCAGCCCGAAATGCTTTGGACGCAGGTTTTGACGGGGTGGAGCTTCACTGCGCGAACGGGTACCTGGTAAACCAGTTCATTTCGGCCCATACCAACCAGCGTGATGATGAATATGGCGGTTCGCTGCAGAACCGTCTTCGCTTCCTGCGCGAAATCACCCTCGCCGTTGCTGGTGTTGTCGGCAAGGAGCGCGTTGGCGTTCGCTTCGCCCCGCTGTTCGCGACCACAGACGAAGACCGCGTCTACCTTGGTCTGGTCGAAGAAGACCCTCATCAAACCTACATCAAGGCAGTGAAGATCCTCGAGGAAGTGGGCATTGCCTACCTGTCGCTCGCCGAAGCCGATTGGGAAAACGCACCCGAGCTGCCTGAGACGTTCCGGGAAGCTGTTCGTAAGACCTTCAGCGGCAAGATTATCTATGCCGGCAAGTACACCGCTGAACGAGGAAATCGCGTGATAAAAGCTGGCTGGGGCGACCTGATCGCTTTTGGCCGCCCCTTCATTGCGAACCCCGACCTGCCCGCTCGTATCGCCAACAACTGGCCGCTTAACCCAGTTGATCCAAGCAGCATGTACGGCGGTACCGATAAGGGCTACACCGACTACCCGACTTACAAATCCTAAACGCTCAGAGCCACGCCCCATAACTCAGGGGCGTGGCTCAGCGTTTGCTGACCGAGGAAGTTAAGCATGTACCAACCGAGCACGACTCCCTACCAAGAGCATAGGGGATTCAAACGGACCTTCAGGCAGGGTCATCTAAGCCTTGGGCTGTTCTTTCCCCTGGAGGCTTTCGAAGGTGATACACCGAGCATGCTAGATCAGGTCGCGCTGGCCAAACGTGCAGAGGCACTTGGTTTTTCGGCGCTCTGGTTTCGCGACGTCCCGCTCAGGGACCCAAGCTTCGGTGATGTCGGCCAGGTTTTCGACCCTTGGGTGTATCTGGGCTACATCGCAGCCCATACAACAAAAATCGCACTAGGCACCGCCTCCATCGCCCTTACTTTGCGTAATCCCTTGCACACGGCAAAGGCCGCAGCGAGCATTGATCAGTTGAGCGGAGGTCGCTTGCTCCTGGGAGTAGCCTCTGGCGATCGTCCCGTGGAGTTTCCCGCATTCAGCGTTGATCCAGAAAAGCGTGGCGAGACCTTTCAAGAAAACCTCAATGTGATACGCCAAGCCCATCGAACACACTTCGAGCCCATTCGCTGGAGTCACGGCGAGTTACTGGGGGCCGATCTCGTTCCCAAACCTACGACTCGGGAAATACCGCTATTCGTAACTGGACATAGCCGCCAGTCGCTCGATTGGATCGCGCGTGAAAGCCATGGATGGATCAACTATCCACGTCCGCCAAAAATACAGCGACTCATCGTGGAAGATTGGCGACAGGAAACGGCTAAACAATGTGGCACTATCTACAAGCCGTTCTTGCAATCGCTGTATATCGACCTGGACGAACACCCATCCACGCCACCCTCGCCTATCCATCTAGGATTCCGACTGGGACGTAACCACCTGCGGGCCTTGCTGGATACACTTCAGGAAATCGGTGTAGATCACGTCATCCTGAACCTCAAGTATGGTAAACGCCCCGCAGCAGAGGTTATCGAGGAACTTGGCAAACATATCGTCCCGCAATTCGGCGCACAGGTGCCCGATAGTCCTACCTGACAGGACAATAGGATTCCAGTCCAAACCAGCCCGTCATTGCGACGGGCTGGCGCGCAGAGATCATGGCGAAGCCTTCCAATTTGATGCGCGAATCAGGAAGATATCTAGATATCGGAAAAAACAGGTCTCAAAAAATTCATGACTATTGACGTCAACGAAGCCCTGAAAGCATTGGCGAACCCGACGCGCCTTGCCATCCTCAATTGGCTCAAGGATCCCAGGACAGTCTTTCCCGAGCAGCA comes from Stutzerimonas stutzeri and encodes:
- a CDS encoding alkene reductase, whose amino-acid sequence is MAQSELFKTTQLGPYTLKNRIVLPPLTRSRSSQPGNIANDLMATYYRQRSGAGFMVTEGTQIEPRGQGYAWTPGIHSPEQIQGWRKVTDAVHAEGGVIFAQLWHVGRVSHTSLQPGGEAPIAPSAIRADNVKVFIETGPGTGTLTDPSTPRALSTEEVKELVALYAQAARNALDAGFDGVELHCANGYLVNQFISAHTNQRDDEYGGSLQNRLRFLREITLAVAGVVGKERVGVRFAPLFATTDEDRVYLGLVEEDPHQTYIKAVKILEEVGIAYLSLAEADWENAPELPETFREAVRKTFSGKIIYAGKYTAERGNRVIKAGWGDLIAFGRPFIANPDLPARIANNWPLNPVDPSSMYGGTDKGYTDYPTYKS
- a CDS encoding LLM class oxidoreductase; this translates as MYQPSTTPYQEHRGFKRTFRQGHLSLGLFFPLEAFEGDTPSMLDQVALAKRAEALGFSALWFRDVPLRDPSFGDVGQVFDPWVYLGYIAAHTTKIALGTASIALTLRNPLHTAKAAASIDQLSGGRLLLGVASGDRPVEFPAFSVDPEKRGETFQENLNVIRQAHRTHFEPIRWSHGELLGADLVPKPTTREIPLFVTGHSRQSLDWIARESHGWINYPRPPKIQRLIVEDWRQETAKQCGTIYKPFLQSLYIDLDEHPSTPPSPIHLGFRLGRNHLRALLDTLQEIGVDHVILNLKYGKRPAAEVIEELGKHIVPQFGAQVPDSPT